Sequence from the Microplitis demolitor isolate Queensland-Clemson2020A chromosome 2, iyMicDemo2.1a, whole genome shotgun sequence genome:
aaattttttggcgcCCTTTGTCTTCTTTCttcttaattataaacaataaataaatatgccAACTTCTTTTCTATTATCATCGACCgcgtgttaattatttattttattttaaacaattaatcgtcgagtttaaaaatgttttaattatttattttatttataaatatttattattatttaaataatttaaaaaataagattcgCTGCtctattcatatatatatatttaatataaattttatttttaaaaataaaatgacacaTGACCGCGAGGGcgggaaatatttaaataaataaaattaataaatttttaataaacaaaataaataaagtcgcCTTAAACCAACTCTGGCTTTGGTGTCtgttagattaatttttttacataaaattatttattattacaataattatctaaACAACAAATTTCCTTAGTTACGTCtcagtgtaattatttaaattactataactaaatatttacctGGGTGTCAAATAATCCAAATGTGCACTATTGACATGAACAAGCATTTCCGCAGGTGATATTTCTCCAAGATCGCAAAAAGGACAACTGGCAGCACCCTGAAGATGATATAAAACCATGTGAGATCTCATTTCTTCGTCATTGAATCCCTCGAGACCACAAATCTCACACGTGTATGTCATTTCCGGTGCTTTACACGTCgccatatttattatattattatatccttccttatttatttataatctctTCCTATTGGAAAAAACAACGACAATTTTATCACAAACTATGACTCTCTAAATATACAAGcgatagattttaaaaataaatcaataaaccaccacttaaatttataattaattattttttttttctcatattttttaatcttcataATCTTGGCAGAGGAGCTCGAATCGATTGTTAACCAAcagtgcaattaaaaaaataattgatcgaaaaaaaaattttttttaaatatataaatgatgtttttaaaaatatataaatatatgagaagacaaaaataataaatatattttttttcaaggatataaaaaataaaattacttgtatGGTTGCTAAGTTGAATTGACCCATTTATAAATGAGACTCCAGGTCAAACTGTCACTCACTTCACTTtactattttcattattatatatatatatattttatttaattattagaaaatggtgtaataaataaagttcaGGCGATTTATTGatacgatgaaaaaaaatttatatatatttttttatttaattattgaaactgGAGTTATCGATGCGACTTAAAGGCGTCCGTGTTGGCTCAAAAGAACCGACACGGCGCCTTCCTCGACCCCATATGACAGATTATATCACCCCCGCGTTGGTACTTCCGCGAGTTGCCGAGTTCGACTTCGACCTACCCTCACGTAACTATTGTGTATGTGCATTACACAGAGATACTAGACACCCCGACTGTGCCAGACTCGCTGTCTACTCCTTTTATCGCTGGATGAGGGTTGAAAACTTTTTCGGgtttaaataatcgatttactctagtggtaataaaaataatttactggcTGCtggttaacttttttattatgtatatatttataaatatatgattttgaACTTTAGAACTAAATTttggtatattttttattttgcaccTGGGCTAGAGCATGGATTTTATGaccggagtttaaaaatatttttttcccgccaaaaGGCAAAATTAGGAATTtgcgggaattttttttgctgtttCGGGGAATCAGGAGATTCTGAGGACTGGAATTGTTGAATATGACCTTGGAAAAATTCAGTGGACACTTGAGTTGATGGATCAGATGATTGCCATGGTTcagaaatagtttttttaaaaaatggtgtgataaaaaataatcctgaagttagcagataattagtaattttcggatttttttttctctaagttaattacaaaaaaaaacaaaaactaaaaaaatgcacatgtaggaaattaaaaaaactataagtgcatttttttttaatatttttttttttatcatttatcatttaaaataactttcaaaaattattagatggcTAACTTACGATCCTGAAGATAACAAACAATTaacacttttttgttttttttttttttttttagaaaatcaattacaaaaaaaataaatctgaaaaaatgcacatgtaggaaatttaaaaagccacaggcgcaattttttcaaatatttttttaaaaataatttatcgtttaaaaataaattttaaaatttcagcatcataaaatgattgaaatttaattaatttattccatAAATGGTGAATGATCTTTTGAactcaaaattactttttactattgcattgaagaaaaaaacaaaaagaaatttgTATTGACCGCCTATCAATCATAAGCACGTGATTAAATTGACAATTGAATTCATTAGCAATTAttcattatctttattttttaatgcgtTTTCCTTTGGTATTTAAATTACACATCACGTGAGACGATTGTTTTATACTCAATTATCTCAGTACATTTACATTTGCACTCAACAATGAGGAAATACAGACATTCCATCAAAGATCAATTcgttgagtaaaaaatatgagaaatttattttaaaatgatgattaaatttaactgcagctaatatttataaatatgactattgattgatgatatttagggcattgatattattattattatatatctacatatttatttattttgttgacttattttttatgaacaagTGCCAGGAATCAACAGTTAGAGGAATCCTATCATCAGTATTCAGATCACGTACTGCAGAAGGTGCGTCCGTTCACggaactatttattttacttttttttttttttatttttttaaaaaaatctacttaactttttttttgttaaataaataaataaattattattattatttttagttaaatatttaaattaatgaggcTCGTAAACTATCAActttacagaaaattttatagaaatcttttttatagaaaattttatactctaTAAATCCATTCCTATACATTTTTACTGTATCTGTGATATTTTAGCTTGAATCTTTATTTATACTCTTCGATATAATGAAtcgtagaaaaataaatttcaaaagtattttttaaacttctgaTCAAAATTATGGCGAAACCATGATAGATACGACAAAAATGCACATGACcaattttgtagggaattaaatttcctgtaaAAAATGTCCTTATGACTTttgatgtaaatttaatattttcaaaaatatgacgaattaaaggaacaaaaaaaaattgatctcaaaaatttcattcaaattgaactttaactaaaattttatcgacAATTCGTAAACTACtgagtcaaaataaaaatacataagaatcttttttatagaaaattaaattctctacaacttTGTTCTCATACATTTTTACTGTACTCTTGATATTTAGCCCGTAATTTTGATTACAAAacagtataaattaaaaccgttttttttatttttaataaaaaattaaataaactttttttgtcaacAAAGCACGTGTTTACACCCGCATCACATTCTCTTTAATCCTCTTCTCCTGCATCTTACCAGCTTCTCATCTCTATTCACAGTAATTCCCGACACTATCTCTGTCCCTCCTCCCtctacttttatattttttttatccatccTCTTTTCTCTCAAAGCTTATTCTCAACGCCTCTAGAATACAAAAAGCTCCCAAGTCCAGAGTACTCAGTCGATCGAGACGCGTTGAACCAAACGCTTCTCGTCacattatttattaccataattaaaATCACTTATATCCTCccataaatttatcaacatgTAACAATTAATACACccgttaaattatttattttttactccgaattcattttttaaaaaataattcagtgCCAAAATGtgggttcaaaaatttatttatttctgcccatggattttatttggaatttttaatttatcatactCTTTACAAggtaacttattttttactccatttttttttttttttttttttttttttcaaaaaaaaaatttttaaatattacatatgATAAATTCATTGAACCCATCGTCATAAGTATTCGTCATCACTcatattaatgtatataataaaatattgacgaCAGCTTCCCGccataagtttttttttttttttttaaatatttttactactgAATTTAtctcatacatatacatatatatatatatatatatatatatttattgcaatTATCATTTGTCTTAACATccggaataaataaaaaaaattttatataaaaaaaaaatttcctgtcaagaaattaaataattaaataaaatttcaaatttttaatttttcgcgccaaaaatttttttgcacgcgttaaaaaaaaaaaaaatagacaaatttctattaaaaaaaaaaaaaaaaatttataaaccaggtaatgaaaatatttagaaaaaaaaaaataaaatgtgagaGTTATTTCACGCTCACTTTAATTTCTCGCGCGATCCATCCTtcttgaatatatatataaagaataaaaagtatgAACTGCTCATTCAAAGTACATGGAGTCAACTTCTCGTTAGtagatatgattataaattgaGGATTTAAGTGACCCACATGTGTaagatacataaaaaaataataaagtaagaGATGAACggctattgaatttaaatatctatatataataaatctatTCATCGTTTATTATGAgtgatatatattaaatatggcAAACTTGTTTAATATATGATGCGGTAGCGGTAATTTTAGTGAAAACTAGTAGCGAGTGTCGGTTATTGCTGCctgatttgttaaatttaatttaccactttttatgattttatatttttattttttttttattttagtagtGGATGTGGTAATTGCGTCATTTAAATATCTATGCAATTGAGTAAATTAGCgttaagtattaaatttttttttttatgtttgagAGTTAAGACGCAggcattaatttcattttattctgGACATCTTTTGCATAAGTACTTTTTTTACGACGTGACTAAATTGTAATTAACCGAGGCTCAAATATACgagcgttaaaaaaaaaaaaaatttatttacagtcgATGGGATTCGATCTGTGAACCTCaggaaaattgataaaatttttacttgtaattaattgtaGGGTAGGGGGGTCCTCAAATTTTTAGGGACCCATTTTTCCCCCCTTCCTTTATTAATAagtgaggaaaaaatttttgtaagaattttaatttaaatttttgaatcagataaaatttgaattttttttttattcggaTGAAATTTGATCCGTAGATGAGGAAATTGTTcgttaaagtaatttattaattgggtatttttgattatttataaaatattttattaatttttacaaaaaaaaaaatttatttttgaaaagtcgTTTTGTGCTTTGGACTGGATTCGATCCGTGGACCTTAggattgtagaaaaaaattaaggtttggattttaattttaaaaaataaattttaaagtgaatataaataatttggagtaaaatataatgaaaaatttgaagtattattaaaaaaaaatcaaaaaaattttgataataaaatttcatagataaaaaaaaaattttaaataattttttaaatttgaaaaaaataaaaaattaaatttacattcgAATTGTAAACctcagaataataaataaaattaattaataataaaaatttgattttaaatttttgaatccgaaaaaatttgaatttttttctttacatagACGGAATTTGATCCCTAgatcgaaaaattattaaaaaaaatttttttttaaaaattaaaatttcgctTTGGACTGGATTCGATCCACGGACCTTGgagttgtagaaaaaattggCGCTTcgtgttttaatttaaaaaatcgtaattttaaagggaatataaattatccagagtaaaataaaatgaaaaatttgaattattattagagagaaataaaaaaaggttgaTAAAAATGTTAAGTGTACtactgaaaattgaaaaatgatgaatgaattgttattaaaatgattaaaaaagtgTGTTAAAAGTGTCTGTTATCTTAATAAATACCAGATATCACAGACATTACTCAAACTCGAATAAAACTCTCCAGACTACTCTCTTTGCGCTTAAATATTCACCACAACGTCTAATCTATTTTCGTTTATCCCACATCATAAGCCACAAAAATCCCgcgagttttatttttttgatacttaaaattttacgaGCTCCCAACATCAAATTggcaaaaatccaaaaaattaataattataaataaattttatattttacttaaataaaattattttatttttatagaataaaatataatatatagacaTTTATAAAACGGTCCAGCTGTGTAAACatgaaaattctttaaaaatttttaaatatttcccgGAAGTAACAAAATTCAAGGGTCCAATGTTTAcattctataaatttattttttgaatattgaatttacatagcaaaaaaaaaatataaattaggaatgataataatgataataaattaataataataaaaatatttaaaaatatgacttGAAATGCCAGAACAATTTGCAGACTAATTGGCATCTATTAACTTAATTGTCTTGCTGTTTCGTTTGCAGAGAACTCAACATGCATCATTCAGTATCACTACagtcttaataattttttttttttttttattattaataaaatttaatttttaaatatttaaaaaagcgCGCCATgggacacaaaaaaatttgtaaagaaattttttaaaaattttcttaaaatcagaaaaaaaatcaagtcaGAGCCCGTGTTGccccgtaatttttttttttttttttttttttaataataataaaagccaattttcaaatatttaaggGCAGGCGCAATGGGGcgccaaaaaataaaaatttcgataaaaaccCGAACGAgctccagttttttttttaaatttaaataatttaaaattacgcgCCTCAGTATTTCGTTCGTCCATTCTCCtctatctatatttatttaaaataatttttgtaacgtcacttgtataaatttatttatttaaaaaaaaaattttccacaatCATCGGGTCTATTTGACGATACTACAAAAGGTCGAATGAGTCAAACGAAAGTAAATCTACAATATTTCTCCCCTTGATTTTTAAACCAACTGTATAATGTAGAATGAATGAGCATTTCCTGTACAAGCATTTAGGTAACGTACTCGATCTACACCCGCACTGACACCCTTGCGACTCTTGAGAGCAACCGGGTCTGATAGTAGTCTCATTACATCTGCAGAGTATCTGGTCCTCGGTCTCTGGATTGGATCTCTGGTCTGTAGATCTCTGGATCTAGTATAGATCAGACGTCAAACGGTCCCGCATGTGGGGTCCACAAAGGGCCTACGTTATGACACGGGGCGTGCCTGTGACCGGCATCTTCTTTAAAGTCTCTCACGTCTCTTGTAACAAAACCATACGCTCCGTATTCTgcttttacttttctttactttttttatttctctactTATTCTATCCCCTATATACTACACTTACACCAATTTTTTCTACCACATGACCTACCTCTCTTATTACATCTCACAGAACATACGTAAAAATTagtgacatattttttacaactgtttagttttacttttataacttGTCTGGATATTTCGTATATAAAATCGTGTTAGAAAAAATCccatagacttttttttgacttttaatttaaattacagcgAAAGTAtcagagatataaaaaaaatttataggaacatttttttaggaaatttaattctctacaaaaaagtacaGAGGGACTTTTGACGTAAGTTCAATAGTTtagaagatattttaattttgcgtgtaaaaaatttttattgtcaaatttaatcaaatcattttttttaaatttttaattataacttgtAAATTAGTGAGTTTAAGTAAAAGTACATAGATAccttttttataaagaatttaatcCTCTACAAATTTGTACATGTACATTTTTACTGTATCATTGATAGTTTAGgagaaattttgattttaagcaggagtataaatttaaaaattgcgcgccaaaaaaaattgtttttttttttttttattaattaattaatttttttttttacagaaatttctTGTTGTTCAGTTGCAGAGGGTCTGTGTCGTAACGCATGTTCTGAGGTaacacatttttatatatatattttttttatatttatcgaaGTTTTAACGAAGATCCGTTACCATGATCGATATATTTGTTAGCGAGATAACTTATCAGATAAAAATGACTTGATAGGAAGTAAACAAAGTATAACTTTCATGTTTAAAAGATCAAGAAGCTAGAGTTAAgatttaaaagatatataaagaaatgaaaataaaaaaaaggtgaagatggaattataaatgaaaagtgACGAATCTCTGATGGTTTTGACTGTTGATGAGTACTTCCTCTGTTATTTTTGACAAACCggatatgaattttatttttttttattttttccacttagaattaataaaattttcgaattatttctttaaaaatattttatttttttatttttaaataaaaagtttacggAATTAGTAGGCACAAGATGTTtgccttaattttgaaattaacgATTCAAATGATTGATATTacggcgaaaatattggttttatcagaaaagttttcaaacaaaagttgtaggaaatttaaatttctaaaaaaaatctctcttataatttttttaaacgaccaatattttcaccgtaattcctaaattaagatttataataaatgattaaaatttttgataattatcaatatctgaattttgaaattacggctttcttattagtcctatgaaaaaattataagagacgttttttttataaaattgaattttgaacaacttttatttgaaaaattttttgatacaaCCAATATAttcaccgtaattccaaaattaagattcataatgaatgattcaaatttttgataattatgaaaatcttaatttcataattacgGCTTTCTTGTTAGTCCtatggaaaaattataagagacatttttttttaaaaattaaattttgaacaacttttatttgaaaaattttttgatacaaccaatatttttatcgtaattccaaaaatttaaccccattgattattaattattatttttaaattgaaaatccTGGCCctagtaattagtaattttgatttatgagtaaatatatttaatttgaatgcttaatacttttaaatacttaaacaaacgtcacttattttaatttttatttttattttgtcttcTAAAAGTACTCTTGCGAGGGTCGCGAATTCACAGctgaggaaaaaatataaaaggaaGTTGTTGCTAATAATATCGCGGTTCAAATACCCGGCTCTCCAGTTAGAtgctttaaaattattcaaaaggTTTTTGAGaggataaatattacaattaatcatttacaaacaacaattattattttttaattaacatcacactaaaattataaatttctccCAAACCATCAACGATACggtaaaaatgttttaatacaaatttgtaggaaatttaatttcctacaaaaaacaTTTCCACATACTTCCACTAAAAACCAGTAGTTTATGAgttacaacaaaaattaaaaaagaaaatccattttaataaatattgcgattttattttcttactctTCTTCAAACGACCATAGCTTCCACCCGATCAAACTTACATCGAAAGTTatcaggaccttttttgtagagaattaaacgCTCTAAAAAATTGTTCCTTAACATTTTCAccgtatctttgatagttcTGCCGTAATTTCACTTCAAAGTCAAAAACTTCCCATGGGATTTCCGAGATTCATTGAaccggtaatttttttaaaattcaaacaaaactatcaaagataaaataataagaatagtaataaatatttaaattaacaggattttatacattttttttcaaaagctaGATAAACTGATAAAAGAACGTGACCCCTGACTTGTACTCTGAATTTAAGATAATCGTCGCTACTTATACATTTCCGTTTTCTATCCCCACAATacttatataatatataaaatttatacaatccATCTTATTATCTTATATATTACATTCACAAAAGCATTTGTATTACATACACTAGTtacattacatatatatataaagttataactCAGCTCGAGCCTTCTCCGACTCATAGTTATATGCAACAATATACGTGACACATACTAATATAATGTAAATACCATAAGAAAAACGTCTATTGAATCTCCAATGAGGACTCGagtataaacaaattttttatcaacttaatGTATGCACTATTAGCTCATgtccctttttttattttttctcatcaatTGATATTCTGTCGTAGAACAGGATATTGCTACAACCTACGACTTAAAAAACATGACCaagtttttaaatgttatctcatatgtatatgttttattttttgttatcaaaGATTTCATTGGTCGCCATAGGAGCCGATTCCGAAGCGCGTGAAAATGTCAGCTCGAGATTGACCGAAGTCTGTTCCCATGAAATggtaaatacttttattaagtgCATTTCTATTCTTCCTTTCCATGCCCATTATGTCCTTTCTTCTCCAAATCGATCGATCTACAGCCGATTTCCACTTCGTTATTGTgcggaattaaaaaaaaaaatttctattttctagACGGAATTCTGGGCATGCGTAAATTCAACTTTGACTGGTAGGTACAAAATTGCTTTGAACTGTGGCCTTAACAgctaaagataaaaaataataataataatattttagaggCTGATAATAATGGAGACTGGGTCGGCAGAAGCTGCTGCCACTTAGCGCAGTATCCCCTGTGTCAGTCATCTTGTGCATTAGCAGGCTCACGGATGCATTTAGAAAATTCCTGCCGTCCGAGTGATGAATTGGAATTCTATTCATGCTTAGAAAGACGGGAAGAGGGTGAAAGTTGCTGCAGCAATGTTTCCAACACGACGTGCCGCTCTGTTTGTCGtgatttatttcataaacCGGGCAAGCAATTCAGTCTAAAATTGTACAGTAGCAAGGGTTGCTTTCATCAAGTGCCAAAGTGCTTGAAAGCAGTCGCCGAGGCAGCGAATCCTGAAAATCCAAAGCAGTGTAAGCATACGCCCCAAGAAATTACGATAAGATTTATTTACCAGCGAATTTGTTACTGATGCTAATTTCCGTGACCTGTTTCAGACTTGAACTGCTGTAAGGAAGCAACGACGCCTGGTTGTCTGGATGCTTGTAGGAAGGTTTTGTTCAGTGCATCATCAATTCGCGATATTCTGGATACGTTGGAAGAGAAATGCGGACAAGTTAAGCCACATATGCCTCTGTGGAGCTGCATTCTGCAGACAACTCCAATAAAACCATCGCGGGTACCGCTGGATATTGGGAAGCTGACGTGTTGTTCGCGAGCTGCAAGTACTAATTGTCAGAGTCTATGCTGGAAAGCGTTCCAAGCTGATTGGGAAGTCGCTTGGTCGCAAATGGAGACTGAGTGCTTGTCTTCTGCGAATGAAGCAGACTTGCGTCGGTGTATTGAAGACTCGGAAGAACCGTGCGAAATAGGCTGCACTGGGTTGTCTTACTGCACGAAGTTCAACAACCGGCCGGTTAACTTGTTTAGGTCGTGTTCGAAGTCAGCTGATGACGCAGCACGCTGGGAAGCTGACCATTGGGCCCGTGGGGGAGTGATCCGGGGTCTGGGTGTTCCGGTTCGTGCGGATCCTTCGTGTCCTTTGGAGTCATTGCGTGCCGCGGCGTGTGTTCTCCAGTTAAGGCCTTGCGAGAATCGTGTTCATGAGACCCAGCTGTGTCGGGAAGACTGCCTAGAACTGATGGCCAATTGCGTTGATTGGACGGCAATAGGGCGAACTCATACGGCGGCGAGTCTCTGTGCCAAGTTGTCTCCACCGAGACCCGGGATGCCTTGCGTTTCTTTGAGGCCGTTTATGGAAGAGGCTCAGGATGAAGAAACTTTCGGTGGGATTCTACCCGCGGCAGACGTTTCGACTCCTTGTAAACGGAATCCTTGCCCTGATGATCAAGTCTGCGTTGTCACGCCCAATGATAGCAAACTGTACAAGTGCGTCGCCTCGTGTACTTTGGGGGAAATGTCGCGATTGCTAGTTCCTTTGAATACTTGGGTCCAGATACCACGAATTGACCAGCAAGGATGCCATCGCGTCTGTCAGTGCACTTCTAATGGGCTAGAAAAGTGTAAAACACTCAACTGTTACAACCCTAATTCCTGCTGGGTTCAAGATCGCTTCGTAGCTCATAGGACCAACTTTTTCCTGGACTGCAATCCGTGCCACTGCTTCGAAGGTGAAGTTACTTGCTCAAGGAAAACGTGTACTGAGTTGCGCGTTCCTTCACTGCCATGTGACTGTCCTGCGCACTATGTCCCAGTTTGCAGCCGGCTTGGAGTCACTTATGCGAGCGCGTGCTTAGCCAAGTGCACGGGACTATCTTCCACGGAAATTCAATTCGGAAGTTGCTCGTCCATTGATCCATGCCAACCGAATCCATGCAAGACCAATGAAAGATGTCTGCGCAAACCACGTGTCTGTTTATCGCCAATCCACAAACCTTGCAGACAATACGAATGCATTTCCATGGATTGCGATCTTCGGAGTGCTGACGGGGATCCAGTCTGCGATCGGGACAACCGTCAGCACAATTCCTCATGTGCTTTAGTAAAATCCGGGGCTATTCTGGCGTACCACGGGCCTTGTTTGCGGGGATGCAGTCTTCGGGGGCCGATTTGTGCCGTGAATGGTGAAGTTTACAGCAGCGAGTGTGCTGCCTGGGCTGATAGGACTATTGTCGACTACGTGGGAACTTGCGTTGCCGTGGGTGTGATCGGCGATCGAAACATTCCTAGATGTGGTGACAATGTCAAGTGTCCTAGACTAAATCCTGCGAATTGCATTGGCGTTACTCCTCCAGGAAGTTGCTGTCCAGTTTGTGGCGGCGCTGCCCGGatattttactccaaaaaacAGGTAAATCACATTACTGTTccccattaaaaaaatccatatgagAATCCAGCCTAGATTCATATGTGGGTTCCTATATGGCGTTTTCGgatggattcccatatggtttcTTATAGGAATCCAGCATAGATCTCGATATAGATTTTCACATGGGTTT
This genomic interval carries:
- the LOC103580363 gene encoding reversion-inducing cysteine-rich protein with Kazal motifs, with translation MWVQKFIYFCPWILFGIFNLSYSLQEISCCSVAEGLCRNACSEISLVAIGADSEARENVSSRLTEVCSHEMTEFWACVNSTLTEADNNGDWVGRSCCHLAQYPLCQSSCALAGSRMHLENSCRPSDELEFYSCLERREEGESCCSNVSNTTCRSVCRDLFHKPGKQFSLKLYSSKGCFHQVPKCLKAVAEAANPENPKQYLNCCKEATTPGCLDACRKVLFSASSIRDILDTLEEKCGQVKPHMPLWSCILQTTPIKPSRVPLDIGKLTCCSRAASTNCQSLCWKAFQADWEVAWSQMETECLSSANEADLRRCIEDSEEPCEIGCTGLSYCTKFNNRPVNLFRSCSKSADDAARWEADHWARGGVIRGLGVPVRADPSCPLESLRAAACVLQLRPCENRVHETQLCREDCLELMANCVDWTAIGRTHTAASLCAKLSPPRPGMPCVSLRPFMEEAQDEETFGGILPAADVSTPCKRNPCPDDQVCVVTPNDSKLYKCVASCTLGEMSRLLVPLNTWVQIPRIDQQGCHRVCQCTSNGLEKCKTLNCYNPNSCWVQDRFVAHRTNFFLDCNPCHCFEGEVTCSRKTCTELRVPSLPCDCPAHYVPVCSRLGVTYASACLAKCTGLSSTEIQFGSCSSIDPCQPNPCKTNERCLRKPRVCLSPIHKPCRQYECISMDCDLRSADGDPVCDRDNRQHNSSCALVKSGAILAYHGPCLRGCSLRGPICAVNGEVYSSECAAWADRTIVDYVGTCVAVGVIGDRNIPRCGDNVKCPRLNPANCIGVTPPGSCCPVCGGAARIFYSKKQLDRIYYMMEEEADKDAVTLDKLLLALGRQIQVAQCSLRGHVTPENDIFVIVQSTVKEPSALQLRACIAETEKLIVRISERSSKVVAEVPLGSLTRAEIAHGHVSTATSPVSSLAMTILFYVIIKFFA